In one Bacillota bacterium genomic region, the following are encoded:
- the ppk1 gene encoding polyphosphate kinase 1: MPKTKSEGKQYIRYFNRELSLLDFQQRVLEEAEDERNPLLERLKFLAIFGSNMDEFFMVRVSGIREQIEAQVTQLPPDGMSLKEEIERIRRKSLQLYRRSVACLHRQIIPQLRKAGIHIVPYSRLTAAQQRRANQYFHEFVFPVLTPLAFDPGHPFPHISNLSLNLAVVVADEDGNERFARVKVPNTLPRLVPLHRANHDGPANTGAQLYFTWIEDIVTANLHELFPEMRVIAAYPFRVVRDADFEIRELEADDLLETIRQTIHRRKFGSVVQLAIGPEMPRRVRNLLMQNLEVYPQDVYVLPHPLGLSSLMQVYAEIPRPDLKFPPYHPSTPPPLQQSTDRFQVFQAIQQGNILLHHPYDSFEPVIEFLRTAARDPHVLAIKQTIYRVGKNAPVVQALLEAAEAGKQVAVLVELKARFDEESNIGWAQRLEQAGVHVVYGFVGLKTHCKVALVVRQEGDRIRRYVHLSTGNYNATTAQVYEDIGMLTCDEEIGADATDLFNYLTGYSRKHDYRKLLVAPVNLRQRLMALIRREIAHAQQGLPARLIFKMNALVDKQMIDLLYEASCAGVQVDLIVRGICCLRPGVPKLSENIRVISVLGRYLEHSRIYYFWNNGDEQIYLGSADLMPRNLDHRVEVLFPVESPEHIRYLRDRVLECYLQDNRRARIMQPDGTYQRLYPPQGQPEIDVQTMLVQRPWTLPIGENEC; this comes from the coding sequence ATGCCCAAAACGAAATCAGAAGGAAAGCAGTATATTCGCTACTTCAATCGTGAGCTGAGCCTGCTCGATTTTCAGCAACGGGTGCTGGAGGAGGCAGAGGATGAACGCAACCCCTTGCTGGAGCGGCTGAAGTTCCTTGCCATCTTCGGCTCGAACATGGATGAGTTTTTCATGGTGCGCGTCTCCGGCATCCGTGAGCAAATCGAGGCGCAGGTCACCCAGCTCCCACCCGACGGTATGAGTTTGAAAGAAGAGATCGAGCGCATCCGTCGCAAATCGCTTCAGCTCTACCGGCGGTCGGTGGCGTGCCTGCACCGCCAGATTATCCCCCAGCTGCGCAAAGCGGGCATCCATATCGTGCCCTACTCCCGGCTGACGGCAGCACAGCAGCGCAGGGCAAACCAGTACTTCCACGAGTTCGTCTTCCCCGTGCTGACGCCCCTCGCCTTCGATCCGGGGCACCCCTTCCCGCACATCTCCAACCTGAGCCTGAATCTGGCGGTGGTGGTGGCCGACGAGGACGGCAATGAACGGTTCGCGCGGGTGAAGGTGCCCAATACCCTGCCGCGTCTGGTTCCCCTGCACCGTGCCAATCACGACGGGCCGGCAAACACAGGCGCGCAACTATACTTTACATGGATAGAGGACATCGTTACCGCCAACCTGCACGAGCTGTTCCCCGAGATGCGCGTGATAGCTGCCTACCCGTTTCGAGTCGTGAGGGACGCCGACTTTGAAATCCGCGAGCTGGAGGCGGACGACCTGCTCGAAACCATCCGCCAGACCATCCATCGGCGCAAGTTCGGTTCCGTCGTGCAGCTGGCGATTGGTCCCGAGATGCCCCGCCGGGTGCGCAACCTGCTGATGCAGAATCTGGAGGTCTATCCGCAAGATGTGTACGTGCTGCCGCACCCCCTGGGGCTGAGCAGTCTGATGCAGGTGTACGCCGAGATTCCGCGCCCTGACCTGAAGTTCCCGCCGTATCATCCATCCACTCCGCCGCCCTTGCAGCAGAGCACAGACAGATTCCAGGTCTTTCAGGCGATTCAACAGGGCAACATCCTGTTACACCATCCCTACGACTCGTTCGAGCCAGTTATCGAGTTCCTGCGCACCGCAGCACGTGACCCGCACGTGCTAGCTATCAAGCAGACTATTTACCGCGTTGGGAAAAACGCGCCGGTGGTGCAGGCACTACTGGAAGCGGCAGAAGCGGGTAAGCAGGTGGCGGTGCTGGTGGAGCTGAAAGCGCGATTCGACGAGGAGAGCAACATCGGCTGGGCGCAGAGGCTGGAGCAGGCGGGTGTTCACGTGGTATATGGTTTCGTGGGGCTGAAAACCCACTGCAAAGTCGCGCTGGTGGTGCGTCAGGAAGGCGACCGCATTCGGCGCTATGTCCACCTCTCCACCGGCAATTACAACGCCACCACCGCCCAGGTTTATGAAGATATCGGCATGCTCACCTGCGACGAGGAGATTGGCGCAGACGCCACCGACCTGTTCAACTATCTCACCGGCTACTCCAGAAAGCACGACTACCGCAAGCTGCTGGTTGCGCCGGTGAACTTGCGGCAGAGATTGATGGCGCTGATTCGGCGCGAAATCGCCCACGCGCAACAGGGGCTGCCCGCACGCCTCATCTTCAAGATGAACGCGCTGGTGGACAAGCAAATGATAGACCTGCTGTATGAAGCCTCGTGCGCGGGCGTTCAGGTAGACCTGATTGTGCGGGGCATCTGCTGTTTGCGCCCCGGAGTGCCCAAACTGAGCGAAAACATCCGCGTCATCAGCGTGCTGGGACGCTACCTCGAGCACAGCCGAATCTACTACTTCTGGAACAACGGCGACGAGCAAATCTACCTCGGCAGCGCAGACCTGATGCCACGCAACCTCGACCATCGGGTGGAGGTGCTTTTCCCTGTGGAAAGCCCGGAACATATCCGCTATCTGCGAGACCGGGTGCTGGAGTGCTACCTGCAGGACAACCGTCGCGCCCGAATTATGCAACCGGACGGTACCTATCAGCGGCTCTACCCCCCGCAGGGGCAGCCTGAGATCGATGTGCAGACCATGCTGGTGCAACGACCGTGGACACTCCCGATTGGCGAGAACGAGTGCTGA
- the sixA gene encoding phosphohistidine phosphatase SixA, whose translation MKLYLVRHAIAVPHFTPDYEDDSQRPLTDKGRAKMRDITRGLKALGVAPQIILSSPYVRARQTAEILREGLDVQNPIVFTENLLPLAHPDHMWEELKQYSGVDSMALVGHEPNMSALANLLLGVTRLQIVFKKGGVCHMTVDDLSGAPAAVLQWLLTPKQMIAIGNKK comes from the coding sequence GTGAAGCTTTATCTGGTGCGCCACGCGATTGCGGTTCCACACTTCACGCCGGACTACGAAGACGATAGCCAGCGTCCGCTGACGGACAAGGGGCGGGCGAAGATGCGCGACATCACGCGGGGGCTAAAGGCACTGGGGGTAGCTCCGCAGATTATTCTCTCCAGCCCTTACGTCCGCGCGCGCCAAACCGCGGAAATCCTGCGGGAGGGTCTGGATGTGCAAAACCCCATCGTTTTCACGGAGAACCTTTTGCCCCTTGCCCATCCCGACCACATGTGGGAAGAACTGAAGCAATACAGTGGTGTCGACTCGATGGCCCTCGTCGGGCACGAACCCAACATGAGCGCGCTGGCGAACCTGCTGCTGGGTGTAACGCGCCTGCAGATTGTCTTCAAGAAGGGCGGCGTCTGCCACATGACGGTGGACGACCTGAGTGGCGCACCAGCGGCGGTGCTGCAGTGGCTGCTTACGCCGAAGCAGATGATTGCGATTGGCAATAAGAAGTAG
- a CDS encoding CHAD domain-containing protein, giving the protein MDVTALSLLTKTAKTRLRTLRAQAKLCRKQFSEEAVHDLRVAMRRLLALVDFLNFFAASPALRKVRRSLKSHLDAFDALRDTQVMLLETGQRLAQLPEIEPFHCYLQKTEKRLLRRAQKDIEDVDNTYSKPIRAALKSVEEMPVDVFSPVDDAYHTVLSRLAMVDAANVATIHRVRIAFKRFRYSFEIVQPLLNDMPEDLPAQMHSYQTLMGEIQDAEVLLRTLEEYTSRPRKDGADLTPVRQFYEQLHRERVDVYLQNMDRVHSFWRAAPDALFPWQEEAGAPLASVEETLEETDILCEEPAIAEQPVVSGDALEEVATPGQPDADVLAESEALQPDAETPETAQTPGDGDGLASATSQEEEDRS; this is encoded by the coding sequence ATGGATGTTACTGCGCTCTCTCTTTTGACAAAAACCGCCAAAACACGCTTGCGCACCCTGCGTGCCCAAGCGAAGCTGTGCCGCAAACAGTTCAGCGAAGAGGCAGTGCATGACCTGCGGGTGGCGATGCGCCGATTGCTGGCGCTGGTGGACTTTCTCAACTTCTTCGCGGCGTCACCAGCCCTGCGAAAAGTGCGGCGCAGCCTCAAATCTCACCTGGACGCCTTTGACGCCTTGCGCGATACCCAGGTGATGCTGCTGGAAACAGGACAGCGACTGGCGCAGCTGCCGGAGATCGAGCCTTTCCACTGCTACCTGCAAAAGACGGAGAAGCGATTGCTGCGCCGCGCCCAGAAGGATATTGAGGATGTCGATAACACCTACTCAAAGCCCATCCGAGCTGCATTAAAATCGGTAGAGGAAATGCCCGTCGACGTGTTTTCTCCTGTGGACGATGCCTATCACACGGTGCTGAGCCGGCTGGCGATGGTTGATGCGGCAAATGTGGCCACCATCCATCGCGTGCGCATCGCCTTCAAACGCTTCCGCTACAGCTTCGAGATTGTACAGCCGCTGCTGAACGATATGCCCGAAGACCTGCCCGCACAGATGCACAGCTACCAGACGTTGATGGGCGAGATTCAGGACGCCGAGGTACTCCTGCGCACGCTGGAAGAGTACACCAGCCGCCCGCGCAAGGATGGCGCAGACCTTACTCCGGTACGCCAGTTTTACGAGCAGCTCCACCGCGAGCGAGTAGACGTTTACCTTCAGAACATGGACAGGGTACACTCTTTCTGGCGCGCCGCTCCAGACGCACTGTTCCCGTGGCAGGAAGAGGCTGGTGCGCCCCTGGCGAGCGTGGAGGAAACGCTGGAAGAAACCGACATCTTGTGCGAGGAACCAGCGATCGCCGAGCAGCCGGTGGTGTCTGGTGACGCATTGGAAGAGGTAGCAACACCCGGACAACCTGATGCAGATGTCCTAGCAGAGTCTGAGGCACTGCAACCAGACGCAGAGACGCCGGAAACAGCACAGACACCCGGTGACGGGGATGGACTTGCGTCTGCAACATCGCAAGAGGAGGAGGACAGGTCGTGA
- a CDS encoding Ppx/GppA family phosphatase, producing MLAAIDIGSNGVRMQVVRLIDTTRFELVDYQRAPVRLGEDTFSQGFISEQNIQAAIQALQRFRDIIEHLGVPRMRAVASSAVREAENRDIFVDRIAQQTGIQVEVISGEEEARLVHLAVTKAMDLHGKYAMLIEIGGGSVEVVLSEGETILSSESYRLGTVRLLQKFGCVTDDLLSFSRLVREYAELARQRIDREIGAQRINLCIGTGGNVEALGDLRCRLLRRRSNTFITLYELETLIETIGKMTIQERIEKLGLRPDRADVIIPAGIVLHMLARESGLREIRIPHVGLKDGILWDMLPAAIVQRPPVEQQVRASAMRLAQKYRMDVQHGRHVSQMALRLFEQSEPLHHMGPEERLLLEVAALLHDIGQFIQPVDHEKHGYYIVKHSPLLGMTPRQQEIVAQIIRYHRREPPSPKDEEFRTLSQGDRLIVTKLTAILRLADGLDTSRSRAVQDLTLVPMDKNRWRLLLTGERDMLLEKWQIRKRKSLFEEVFGVSLEIA from the coding sequence ATGCTGGCAGCCATTGACATTGGTTCAAACGGCGTTCGAATGCAGGTGGTACGACTCATCGACACCACCCGATTCGAACTGGTAGATTATCAACGTGCCCCTGTGCGCCTCGGAGAGGATACCTTTTCGCAAGGCTTTATCTCCGAGCAGAACATCCAGGCGGCGATTCAGGCGTTGCAGCGGTTTCGCGACATCATCGAGCACTTGGGCGTGCCGCGAATGCGTGCCGTCGCGAGCAGCGCAGTGCGAGAGGCAGAAAACCGTGATATCTTCGTCGACCGCATCGCCCAGCAAACGGGCATTCAGGTGGAGGTCATCTCGGGCGAAGAGGAGGCGCGACTGGTTCATCTGGCGGTGACCAAAGCCATGGACCTGCACGGCAAGTACGCGATGCTCATCGAAATCGGGGGAGGCAGCGTGGAGGTCGTTCTCAGCGAGGGTGAGACCATTCTGTCGAGTGAAAGTTATCGGCTGGGCACTGTGCGCCTGCTACAGAAATTCGGGTGTGTGACCGATGACCTGCTCTCCTTCAGCCGCCTGGTGAGAGAGTACGCCGAGCTGGCGCGTCAGCGCATCGATCGCGAGATTGGGGCGCAACGCATCAACCTGTGCATCGGCACCGGGGGTAACGTCGAAGCATTGGGCGACCTGCGCTGCCGATTACTGCGCAGGCGCAGTAACACCTTCATCACCCTGTACGAGCTCGAAACGCTTATCGAAACCATCGGCAAGATGACGATTCAGGAACGCATCGAGAAACTGGGCTTGCGTCCTGACCGTGCGGACGTCATCATTCCGGCAGGCATCGTGCTGCACATGCTGGCGCGGGAAAGCGGGCTACGGGAGATACGCATCCCGCACGTGGGTCTCAAGGACGGCATCTTGTGGGACATGCTGCCCGCTGCAATCGTACAACGCCCTCCCGTCGAGCAGCAAGTGCGGGCGTCAGCGATGAGGCTGGCGCAGAAGTACCGGATGGATGTGCAACACGGCAGGCACGTGTCCCAGATGGCTTTGCGCCTGTTCGAGCAGTCCGAGCCGTTGCACCACATGGGCCCAGAAGAGAGACTCCTGCTGGAGGTGGCGGCGCTGTTACACGACATCGGGCAGTTCATCCAGCCGGTGGACCACGAAAAGCATGGGTATTACATCGTCAAGCACAGCCCCCTCCTCGGCATGACGCCCAGACAGCAGGAGATTGTGGCTCAGATTATCCGCTACCACCGCCGCGAGCCGCCTTCGCCCAAGGATGAGGAGTTCCGTACCCTGTCTCAGGGCGACAGGCTCATCGTGACCAAGTTGACTGCCATCCTCCGACTAGCCGACGGACTGGACACCAGCCGCAGCCGCGCCGTACAAGACCTGACACTGGTTCCGATGGACAAGAACCGGTGGAGACTGTTGCTCACCGGTGAAAGGGATATGCTGCTGGAGAAGTGGCAGATTCGCAAGCGCAAGAGCCTCTTTGAGGAAGTATTTGGAGTCTCCCTGGAAATCGCATAG
- the radC gene encoding DNA repair protein RadC, whose product MPELPVKYTIKELPEDERPRERLVQFGANALSSAELLAILLRTGTPEMTAVQLAQHLLTSMGSLRAIASAKPSELAQVKGIGLAKAAQLLAAVELGRRIALEAMGEQPAITRPEDVYALLHHQLRDEKQEHVILLLLNTKNRVIQQSTVTKGTLDSSLLHPREVFREAIRHSASSIILAHNHPSGDPTPSSEDIQMTKRIHQAGQLLGIDLLDHVILGDGRWVSLKAQGIF is encoded by the coding sequence ATGCCCGAGCTTCCCGTCAAATACACCATCAAGGAGCTGCCCGAGGATGAGCGACCACGCGAGCGGCTCGTGCAGTTCGGAGCGAACGCGCTCTCCAGTGCAGAGCTGCTCGCCATCCTGCTGCGCACTGGAACCCCGGAGATGACGGCGGTGCAGCTGGCGCAGCATCTGTTGACCAGCATGGGTAGCCTGCGTGCCATCGCGAGTGCAAAGCCTTCCGAACTGGCGCAGGTGAAGGGTATCGGACTGGCAAAGGCAGCACAGCTGCTGGCGGCGGTGGAGCTGGGCAGACGCATTGCCCTGGAAGCGATGGGCGAACAACCTGCCATCACCCGCCCCGAAGATGTGTATGCCCTGCTCCACCACCAGCTGCGCGACGAGAAGCAGGAACACGTCATCCTGCTTCTGCTCAACACCAAAAACCGTGTGATACAGCAAAGCACCGTGACCAAAGGCACGCTGGACTCGAGTCTGCTCCATCCGCGCGAGGTATTTCGCGAAGCCATCCGCCACAGCGCGTCCTCTATCATCCTTGCGCACAACCATCCCAGCGGCGACCCCACCCCCAGCAGTGAGGACATCCAGATGACGAAGCGCATCCACCAGGCGGGGCAGTTGCTGGGCATCGATTTGCTCGACCACGTCATCCTCGGCGACGGCAGGTGGGTCAGCCTCAAAGCACAGGGAATTTTCTGA
- a CDS encoding Gfo/Idh/MocA family oxidoreductase — MPATRSGKKKVRVGVVGVGIGSLHIQGYQRLPQAEVVAVCDIDEKRAQQVADEYGVPHVFTDYQQMLEKVELDAVSVCTPNALHAPVAIAAMEAGCHILCEKPLAHNPQDAERMLQVAQKTGVLFMMGMNNRFRGESQTLKRHIDAGDLGDIYYAKCGWLRRHGIPGFGGWFTTRALSGGGPLIDIGVHVLDLTWWLMGCPEPEAVFGATFAKFGPYGRGQGGWGTPQKGGTFDVEDLATALIRFKNGAVCQLDASWASHIERDVFYSQLMGTKGGATLEPLRIFTDRHGVPEDYVPHAPNIPGHLAEIEHFVECILKRKPCIAPIEHGVAVMRILDGIYRSAETAELVRV; from the coding sequence GTGCCAGCAACGCGTTCCGGTAAAAAGAAAGTGCGAGTCGGCGTTGTCGGTGTCGGTATCGGCAGTTTGCATATTCAGGGCTATCAACGCCTTCCGCAGGCAGAGGTCGTTGCGGTCTGCGACATCGATGAAAAGCGGGCACAGCAGGTCGCGGACGAGTACGGCGTACCACACGTGTTCACCGACTACCAGCAGATGCTGGAGAAGGTCGAACTGGATGCGGTGTCGGTGTGCACCCCCAACGCGCTGCACGCCCCCGTTGCCATCGCTGCCATGGAAGCGGGTTGCCATATCCTGTGCGAGAAACCGCTGGCGCACAATCCGCAGGATGCCGAACGGATGCTTCAGGTAGCACAGAAGACGGGTGTGCTGTTCATGATGGGCATGAACAACCGCTTCCGCGGCGAAAGCCAGACGCTGAAGCGCCATATCGACGCGGGTGACCTGGGCGACATCTACTACGCCAAGTGCGGATGGCTGCGCAGGCACGGCATCCCGGGCTTCGGCGGCTGGTTCACTACCAGAGCACTGTCGGGCGGTGGACCGCTCATCGACATCGGCGTACACGTGCTTGACCTGACGTGGTGGCTCATGGGTTGTCCGGAGCCAGAAGCGGTGTTCGGTGCTACTTTCGCCAAGTTCGGTCCCTACGGACGCGGACAGGGCGGCTGGGGAACCCCGCAGAAGGGCGGTACCTTCGATGTGGAAGATTTGGCGACCGCGCTCATCCGCTTCAAGAACGGTGCGGTGTGTCAACTGGATGCCTCGTGGGCATCGCATATCGAGCGAGACGTGTTCTACTCGCAGTTGATGGGCACGAAGGGCGGTGCGACACTGGAGCCCCTGCGTATCTTCACCGACCGCCACGGCGTGCCGGAGGACTACGTGCCTCATGCGCCCAACATCCCCGGACACCTGGCGGAGATCGAACACTTCGTGGAGTGCATCCTGAAGCGCAAGCCATGTATCGCACCCATTGAGCATGGCGTGGCAGTGATGCGCATTCTGGACGGTATCTACCGTTCTGCGGAGACGGCAGAGCTCGTACGCGTATAG
- the prfB gene encoding peptide chain release factor 2 (programmed frameshift) has protein sequence MLEVLSRELQAYGERLRALGEHLDVVHVKQQIARLEEETTRPGFWDEPREAQETIQQLNALRQRIAGWEELERQWQELQAMSELLQEEEDTELLEELQQGLQELAKRLDTLEMETLLSGEHDANNAILEINAGAGGTESCDWVQMLLRMYLRWAQEHGFRTEILDETPGEVAGLKSVTVRIEGRNAYGLLESERGVHRLVRISPFDANKRRHTSFASVDVIPELSESEEIQINPDDLRIETFRAGSAGGQHMQKNETAVRITHIPTGIVVTCQNERSQQRNRDMAMRVLMARLAERERRANAERIAALRGEPPPIEWGHQIRSYVFQPYYMVKDHRTEAETGDVPRVMDGDIDLFIHAYLRWKGARRNEDNPPSS, from the exons GTGTTAGAGGTTTTGAGCCGCGAGCTGCAGGCGTATGGCGAGCGTCTGCGCGCGCTGGGCGAACACCTT GACGTTGTCCATGTAAAGCAACAGATTGCCCGGCTGGAAGAGGAGACCACCCGCCCCGGTTTCTGGGACGAGCCGCGCGAGGCGCAGGAGACCATTCAACAGCTGAACGCGCTGCGCCAGCGTATCGCCGGTTGGGAGGAGCTGGAACGGCAATGGCAGGAGCTGCAGGCGATGTCCGAACTGCTGCAGGAAGAGGAGGACACGGAACTGCTCGAAGAGCTGCAGCAGGGCTTGCAGGAGCTGGCGAAGCGACTGGACACGCTGGAGATGGAGACCCTGCTTAGCGGCGAACACGATGCCAATAACGCCATCCTGGAAATCAACGCCGGCGCGGGCGGCACCGAATCGTGTGACTGGGTGCAGATGTTGTTAAGGATGTATTTACGCTGGGCGCAGGAACACGGCTTCCGCACCGAGATTTTAGACGAAACTCCGGGCGAAGTTGCCGGTCTAAAAAGTGTAACGGTACGCATCGAGGGTCGCAATGCCTATGGCTTGCTGGAGTCCGAGCGGGGCGTGCACCGACTGGTGCGGATTTCACCGTTTGACGCCAACAAGCGAAGGCATACCTCTTTCGCCTCGGTGGACGTGATACCGGAACTTTCCGAGAGCGAAGAGATTCAAATCAACCCGGACGACCTGCGTATCGAGACCTTCCGCGCGGGTAGCGCGGGCGGTCAACACATGCAGAAGAACGAGACGGCGGTGCGCATCACGCACATCCCGACGGGCATCGTGGTCACGTGCCAGAACGAGCGTTCGCAACAGCGTAACCGCGACATGGCGATGCGCGTCTTAATGGCGCGGCTGGCGGAGCGCGAGCGTCGTGCCAATGCAGAGCGTATTGCCGCTTTGCGTGGCGAGCCTCCGCCGATTGAATGGGGACATCAGATACGTTCCTATGTGTTTCAACCGTATTATATGGTGAAGGACCACCGGACAGAAGCGGAGACGGGGGATGTGCCTCGGGTGATGGATGGCGACATTGACCTGTTCATCCACGCCTATCTCCGATGGAAGGGGGCACGCAGAAATGAAGACAATCCGCCGAGCAGTTAA
- a CDS encoding 5'-nucleotidase C-terminal domain-containing protein, translating to MKTIRRAVNSILWAVVLLLITGVAGWAQELSTKNVRTEESDLANVVVDALRDASGADIGWLPAAAFNEVTLSKDTPPAEVVSRLLPYRDDRVVVLKLTGAQIQQALERALTLYPQPNAGFLQVSGLQVTFDPAKPAGERVVRVQVGTENKQDLNPQREYRVATSATLAYGALGYFKVWERSAIERETEKTVGDAVRAYLEAGKPIAGVSERIVAVKP from the coding sequence ATGAAGACAATCCGCCGAGCAGTTAACAGCATCCTGTGGGCAGTGGTTCTCCTGCTGATAACAGGTGTGGCCGGTTGGGCGCAGGAGCTGAGCACCAAAAACGTACGCACAGAGGAGAGCGACCTGGCGAACGTGGTGGTGGATGCCCTGCGCGATGCGAGCGGAGCGGATATCGGCTGGCTTCCGGCGGCAGCGTTCAACGAAGTCACCTTGAGCAAAGACACCCCACCCGCCGAGGTCGTGAGCAGGTTACTGCCCTATCGCGACGACCGCGTGGTGGTGCTGAAGCTCACCGGCGCGCAGATTCAGCAGGCTCTGGAGCGTGCGCTTACGCTGTATCCACAACCCAACGCCGGCTTCCTGCAGGTGAGCGGATTGCAGGTAACGTTCGACCCCGCGAAGCCGGCAGGCGAGCGGGTGGTGCGCGTTCAGGTGGGAACCGAGAACAAGCAGGATTTGAACCCTCAGCGTGAGTACCGTGTGGCGACTTCGGCTACGCTCGCTTACGGTGCGCTGGGCTACTTCAAGGTATGGGAGCGTTCGGCGATAGAGCGCGAAACCGAAAAAACGGTCGGCGATGCGGTGCGGGCATACCTGGAAGCAGGCAAACCGATTGCTGGAGTCTCCGAGCGCATCGTGGCAGTGAAACCGTAA
- a CDS encoding M28 family peptidase, protein MRLAERLLSFLSLFGLFLLWGCAPGAVQAERPAFDGKRAFADLEKQVSFGPRVPGTQAHLQCRDWLMTELEKVADRVEVQTFTRVVNGKSLRLYNIFAIFNENASKRVMLCAHWDTRPTADEELDPANRKKPILGANDGASGVAVLLELARQFKLKRPEVGVIIALWDGEDYGPTVDNMLLGSRYFAKNMGKLRPTYGILLDMVGDKDLQIYKEVNSVYAAPQLVEKVWRTAGELGYRKYFPDAQKYAIIDDHIPLIEAGVPCIDLIDFDYPYWHTLQDTVDKCSPQSLQIVGEVVAAVVYSERESKP, encoded by the coding sequence TTGCGCCTGGCTGAAAGATTACTGAGTTTTTTATCCCTCTTTGGGCTGTTCCTTCTCTGGGGCTGTGCGCCAGGGGCGGTGCAGGCAGAGCGTCCCGCCTTTGACGGTAAACGGGCGTTCGCCGACCTCGAAAAGCAGGTGTCCTTCGGTCCGCGCGTGCCTGGCACACAGGCTCACCTGCAGTGCCGCGACTGGCTGATGACGGAGCTGGAGAAGGTTGCCGACCGGGTGGAAGTGCAAACCTTCACTCGGGTGGTCAATGGCAAAAGCCTGCGCCTGTACAACATCTTCGCGATTTTCAACGAGAACGCCAGCAAACGGGTGATGCTCTGCGCGCACTGGGATACCCGCCCCACTGCGGACGAAGAGTTAGACCCCGCCAATCGCAAAAAGCCGATTCTGGGTGCAAACGACGGCGCGTCCGGTGTGGCGGTGTTGCTGGAGCTGGCACGGCAGTTCAAACTCAAGCGTCCTGAGGTGGGTGTCATCATCGCGCTTTGGGATGGTGAGGACTATGGACCCACAGTGGACAACATGTTGCTGGGTTCGCGCTATTTTGCGAAGAACATGGGCAAACTGCGCCCCACGTACGGCATCCTGCTGGACATGGTGGGCGATAAGGATTTGCAGATATACAAAGAGGTCAACTCCGTATATGCTGCCCCGCAACTGGTGGAAAAGGTTTGGCGCACAGCGGGCGAACTGGGCTACCGCAAGTATTTCCCTGACGCCCAGAAGTATGCGATTATCGATGACCACATCCCGCTGATCGAGGCGGGTGTGCCCTGCATCGACCTGATTGACTTCGATTACCCTTACTGGCACACGCTGCAGGATACAGTGGACAAATGCAGTCCCCAGTCCCTGCAGATAGTGGGTGAAGTGGTGGCGGCGGTGGTCTACTCGGAACGCGAATCCAAGCCATAA
- the trxA gene encoding thioredoxin, which yields MFGLFGRRQATDHSESGLIKHVNASTFKQEVLESDIPVLVDFWAPWCGPCRMLAPILEDIAREYQGRLKVVKLNTDENPITANAYGIQGIPTLILFTRGFARERLVGLMPKQHIMAKILPHLPAEAPATAGNTETV from the coding sequence ATGTTCGGACTGTTCGGGCGAAGACAGGCAACTGACCACTCCGAAAGCGGGTTGATCAAGCATGTCAACGCCAGCACGTTCAAGCAAGAGGTACTGGAGTCGGACATTCCGGTGCTGGTGGACTTCTGGGCGCCGTGGTGCGGACCCTGCCGGATGCTCGCGCCTATTCTGGAAGATATAGCCCGCGAGTATCAGGGGCGGCTAAAGGTGGTGAAGCTGAACACCGATGAGAACCCGATTACGGCCAATGCCTACGGCATTCAGGGCATCCCGACGCTCATCCTGTTCACACGCGGTTTCGCCCGCGAGCGGCTGGTGGGGCTGATGCCCAAACAGCATATCATGGCGAAGATACTGCCGCACCTGCCAGCAGAGGCACCTGCAACAGCAGGCAACACAGAGACCGTGTAG